In the Candidatus Sysuiplasma jiujiangense genome, AAGACGGACAGAATTGCTGGAAGAACTCAATGCAATAGACAGGAGAATAAGCGAAGCACAGGAAAAAGCTCTGCAAATGGCTAAAGAACTTATAGGAGGTATGAAATGAACTTAACCGATGCTTACTATTTGAGGCATTACCCCGTAATTCATCATCAGGACGGATTCAAACTTGTCCGTGAAATTTCTATCACAGAATTTTCCGATCTCTGCTTAATGGCCTCAAAATTGGGTTATCATTACACTGGTGCGGGAATATTCCGGAGGATGAAATGATAGTAATCGATTTCCGATTAGACCATGAAGCCCCTAAAACCCATATCGAAGAATGGAAGCATAAGCACCATTACCGCTATAATATCGTTAAACGTGAACTCATAAAAGAGGAAATCAAGGTAAGGGAGATGGTGTGGTGAAAGAACTGAAAAAGAAGCCTTTAACAGGCAAAGACAGGGAAAAATACATACACGGATTGAGGGAGAGCGAAGGAAGAGTTACATGGACGAATCATAAAGTCCGGTTCGGAGCGCAGGATATTCTAGGGTGCATCGACACAATATCGTATTCCCCGTTTGATATCTATCTGGACCAGACTTCGACCGTGAATCACATGTCGCATAAGAGGGCGGAGATTGTAAGGATGCTCAAAGACGCACCGGAAACAATCAATGTCGTAGTGATGGTTCACGGTGTGGATGGGTACAGGCTTGGCAATGAGAAAGTCATAACCCGTTATGTCAGGGAGACATGGCTTGAAGATGGAAGTTGGGAACGTGAACAGATATACCCGCCTGAATCGATCAGAAGCCCAGGAAGGCAATTGAAACCCAAAGAAGGTGTAATCACACCCAAAATGATAAAACCCACAAAACCCCGGAGGCGGTAGATGATTTTCAAATATCCTAAAATCCGCAGAAGAACCTACTGGCTTATAGCCCTGGGAATCCTGCTACTGAATATTGAAAATACACCCAGCACTTTCTTTAACCCCATTCCATCATTCAGCGTCATGGGCTTCCTTGTGGATTTGCTCCTTGCGGAAATCGGCTATATCGGCCTGAAATTCCTGATTGTAAATTTTACGGAGAGTGGGAAATGATTCCAGAACCCCATAACCCCGTCTGGGTCACGTACAGAGGGCAGAAAGTATGCAGGATATGCTGGGTAGTGGAAAAGGAGGCGTCATGATGGACGGCGAATTCATACGGGCATTCAACCGATCAGAATTGCGGAAAAAGGTTTACATCGCCTTGTACAATATGCATCCCGACAAATTCTACCTGTCGGAGATAGCCCGCATGGTGTACTCAGATCCCGGCAACATCAGAGGAGTCCTTACGGGGCTGGAACCGGGATATTCGACAGAACTGTCGCTTGTTGGCCTTGGACTGGTGGAAATATTGCGGGTAAAGAATTCCGTATATTACCGCATCCACACGCAGCATAAGCCATTCTGCGATGAAGTCTATCATGTGCTTACGTCAAAAAGGATAGTGGAGATCGCATGACTTTTCTGTTCAGAATCCTCATGGTCTCCCTCGTCTTAGGGATTATCGTCTTTTATGTCCTGATGAGCCCGCACAATTCGGGGATGAAGGGGAACCATGAAGCATAAAATGAATGTATACATTCCAACGTATACACATTTACCCTTTAATGTATACATATATAGCTTTCAATGTATACAAAAACCGTTCTAAATGTATACATAAAATCTTCTAATGTATACAAAATTATGTATACATAATTTTATCATTGTATACATTAACAAAATTTTTATACTATTTATGTATACATTGATAATGGGAAGAGTTGAAACTCCCGACTGCCCTGTTTGTAAAAAGAAGGCAAAACGCTTTTACACAAGGCTCGGCAAT is a window encoding:
- a CDS encoding transcriptional regulator produces the protein MMDGEFIRAFNRSELRKKVYIALYNMHPDKFYLSEIARMVYSDPGNIRGVLTGLEPGYSTELSLVGLGLVEILRVKNSVYYRIHTQHKPFCDEVYHVLTSKRIVEIA